A genomic region of Staphylococcus roterodami contains the following coding sequences:
- the hpt gene encoding hypoxanthine phosphoribosyltransferase, whose product MHNDLKEVLLTEEDIQNICKELGAQLTKDYKDKPLVCVGILKGSAMFMSDLIKRIDTHLSIDFMDVSSYHGGTESTGEVQIIKDLGSSIENKDVLIIEDILETGTTLKSITELLQSRKVNSLEIVTLLDKPNRRKADIEAKYVGKKIPDEFVVGYGLDYRELYRNLPYIGTLKPEVYSN is encoded by the coding sequence ATGCATAATGATTTAAAGGAAGTATTGTTAACTGAAGAAGATATTCAAAATATCTGTAAAGAATTGGGAGCTCAATTAACAAAGGATTACAAAGATAAACCATTAGTATGTGTTGGAATTTTAAAAGGTTCAGCAATGTTTATGTCAGATTTGATTAAACGCATCGATACACATTTATCAATTGATTTCATGGATGTTTCAAGTTATCACGGTGGTACTGAATCAACTGGTGAAGTACAAATTATTAAAGACCTAGGTTCTTCTATTGAAAATAAAGATGTGTTAATCATTGAAGATATTTTAGAGACTGGTACGACACTTAAGTCTATTACTGAATTATTACAATCTAGAAAAGTTAACTCATTAGAAATAGTTACATTACTAGATAAGCCGAATCGTCGCAAAGCTGATATTGAAGCTAAGTACGTTGGTAAAAAAATTCCAGATGAATTTGTTGTTGGATACGGTTTAGACTATCGCGAGTTATATAGAAACTTACCATATATTGGTACGTTAAAACCTGAAGTATATTCAAATTAA